The genomic interval CGGGCTCGCTTATTTTCTTCTAATGAAGAATCTCCCACACGATTTTCTGCTACGTAAGCAAAGAAGTAGTCAATAAAATTCATTAAAAACCACGCGATAGATGCAATCACTATTACAAGTAAAATAGCATATAGTGTGCTAGCCAGTGTTCCTGAAAAGGATATGAGATAGGTAAGCGTTAGGTAGAAGAAAAGAACACCAAGTACAATACCAGCGGGAGTGGCCATTTTTGTAGCGATAGATTTGAGCCAAGGTCTTTTAGATTTTAGAAATAACTTTCGAGTAATGTAGGCAAAGAACTTGCCTAGAAAATAAGATATAAAAATGAGCAAAATTGTACCCATAAGTTTCCATAATGGAATTCCAAAAATTGCTACTCTTGCCCAGTCTGGCATTGCTCTGTCTAACTTTCTAGGGCCATAAATGGCATAGAGACTTTCAATATTTTCAACAGTGTTTGCGCTTATCATCCAGAAGGCACCCCAGTTTTTGAGGCGTACACGTTGCAATCTCAAGACAGCATCGCGTCCATCAAGAGCAACTTCTCCAAAAACGACACTTCTTCTAGGCTCTCCTGCAATAGGTTGATTTGTAGATGTTCCTATATCCACCTGGCCGTCTGGTCTGTCAGATATATTTCCCCAATCGATACTTACTCGTTGATTAAGTACAAAGTAAAATTTCTCTGCTAATACCGCTGCCTCTTCTTTAGTAACCTCCTTAGGAAACAAATTGAGGTTGAGTGCATAGGCAGCGTCCTCAAAATTACCTTGCTTGCAACTATTTATAAAATGTTCTAGCGTAGCTTGTGGACTTTGAAAATTAAATTTACGTGGAGGTAACCCTATATTGTCATTAAGACGATCTAATTGATAATAAGCTTCATTGTAATCACCAATAGGATTGCTTAAATAAGTGCCTTTCTTTGGGATGGTGTCACTAAGCTTGGGGTATTCTTGACCGTTCTGCTTAGTTTCATTTTTATCTTGCGCAAGAAGTATAGGCTGTATACATAGTGTTAAGAGGATTATATGAAAGAAAAAATTAAATTTTAGAGAAGGCATAGTTTGTAAGCTATTTAAAATTCCATAGGAACTTCAATGATTAAAATTTTAGAGTCAGATTGTATAGTAATCTCTACTTTGTCAACATCAGAGATACCTATTGCATCTCTTTTATTAAGAAGATTTCCTGCGATCTGTGCATTTCCTTCTAACACAAAAAGGAATATTCCATCACCCTTTTTTTTAAGAGAATAAATGGTAGTTGTTTCCTCAATAAATTCTCCTATATGAAACCATGCATCTTGATAGATCCATACTCCTTCATCACTTTTATTAGGAGATAGAATCTGTACAAATTCGTTCTTTTTTCCATCTTCATTTATCTTCAACTGGTCATAACGAGGGTCTACGGGTCGTTTATTAGGAAGGATCCATATTTGAAGAAACTTTACTTCTTGATCACTATTTTTATTATACTCACTATGGTCTACACCTGTTCCTGCACTCATCACTTGAATATCTCCTTCTTTAATGACGGTTTTGTTTCCCATACTGTCACTATGCTCAAGATCTCCTGATAATGGAATCGAAACAATCTCCATATTAAGATGTCTGTGCATATCAAACCCACGACCTCCAGCTACAGTATCATCATTTAAAACGCGCATGGCACCAAAGTTCATTCTTGATGGATCATGATAACCAGCAAAGCTAAAAGTGTGATGACTTTTAAGCCATCCATGATTAGCATAGCCTCGTGAATCTGCTTTATATATAGTAGTTTTCATATTTATTTTGATTTAGAAGAGCAACTTTTTAGCGTTAGTGTAAGAAACTAAATACATCACAATAGCACTGTTTTATAACTATAGAATGTTTTTTATTAAAAATACAGTATCATGAGAGGTATGAAGATAATTTTAAAAGTATATTAACGCAATTAGATAAATAAGCGATCATTCTGTAGGGTATTCAATTTGTTTTATAGTTATTTTCCTGACTTTATTGCCCATTTTAAAATCAATAATGTCATCAAGTCTCTTACCTACAAGTGATCTCGCTATAGGAGCTGTAAAAGCAATTTTTTGTTTGGTTACATTTGCTTCGTCTACGCCTACAATTTGTATAGTAACAGGTTTTTTTAATCCTTCTATAATGTATGTTACAATTGCTCCAAAGCGTATTTCTCCAATATCTTTAATTTTATCAAGGGTACGGGCAGTATTTATGCGCTCTATCAAAAGATTACGCTTTCCATTCAAAACGGCGAGGGCACGTCGTCTCTCACGATCATCAGTTTCGGCTAGGTTTCCAATTTGATGGTCTAATTTTTTTAATTCATTTTTTAGTTCCAGTAAACCAACTGATGTAACATAATTTGTAGTTCCAGCCGGCAAAGCTGCTCTAGGTGGTATAATAGGCGTTTCCTCTTGATCATCTTCTTTTACAAATCCTCTACTCATAATCTTTATTTTTCTAGCATACACTTTATTGAATGGTTTGCCCAGCTTGTAATGCGCTTTCCAAAACATTCTAAAATAGCATCCACTCCTATAACACTTCCTTTAGAGAGCCTTCCTAACACAGCTAGCGGCACAAAACTTTTATCTTCAGGAACTTCAACATAGCCATAATCATCAGTTCTTATACCCAGATCAGTGTGTTTAGGTTCTATCATTTTATCTTTTAGAAGATTCTGAATAAGAGTTGTATTTACTTTTACTAATTCTGGAGCGTCTAACACGGCATTAATCATGGTATGTACGTCTAATTCTTGCTCCTCAAGTTTTAGTTTCCAACCCTCATTATGTAAGTTTATGTCTGGATCCTTAAGGACACTAAGGTCTAAGTATCCTGCTTTTGTGAGTGCAATAAGCTGCTGTATACTTTCTACTGGAGGTCCATATGTATATCTTTTTGAGGCCTCATCCAGTGCAATTACCTCTGCGACTACAGCGTCTGGGAGTTCAGGATAAGAAAACTCTGAATATATTGTAGGCTGGCAATGTCTCCACACTTGACCAATGCAATAGTCTAATGTTATTTGTACCTCTCCTATGGCCATTCCTACCTGATCTTGCATCATTTCGAGAGTGGGTAATTTATGGGATAGAAGTAAAGGGTGGTCTATTTCTTTGTTACTTATATAATTGATTGCTAGATAATACAGTTCTGATGAGGTATAGTCATGCTCAATAGCCTTACTTCCTAAACTGAGAAAGATAGGCACCACTACTTCTGCCATGCTTTCTAAGAGAAAATAGTGATGTTTTGCAGTATGTTCACCACATGCACCTTGGTTTACCGCTTTTGCAAAAGCAGACAATGCATCTTCACTAGGAGCAAATAGGTCATCTACAGTTTTATTGAGTGGTTTAGGTACCATAGGCAGTCCATCTAAAGAAAAAGGAACAAATTTCTCTGGATGTTTTTCTGATGGTTTAAATGCGACCTCTCTGGTGTGTTCATTTAAAATTTCGAAATGCGCTCCTTTCTTTATGGTGAGTGCTCGTAGAAGATCAATGGTTGCCAGACCGAAACCTCTAAAGCCAACAACCGTAGTTTTATCAATGGTGGCTTGTAATATTTTTTCTACTGGATAAGGTTCTGTAAAAGTTTGAGGCACTTTATTTTCTTTTGCGTGCTCTTGCCATTTTTTAAGTTGTTCCGAGAGTTCGGTATCTTGATGTCCTACGGTCAGGACGATTTCATCTATACCTTTAATAGACTGTTGTTTAGTGATAATCTCAAAGTGTGGTGGTATATACTTTATATCAACCACTTTTTCCTTTATGACTAATAACAGTCCAAAGCCTTGCAAAGCTTTTACGATAGTTTCAAACCTAGCATTGAGGTAAGTACCCATTTTTGCTCTAGGAGGAAACGTATCTGGAGTATTATCAGTAATGGTATCTTTCTCTTTTTCTATCCAATCGCTATATGAGGGAAAACCTGGTATAATAGAAGTTCCAAATTGTATTTCAGGTCGGCCCTTCAAACCTTGCAAACCTCGCTCCGTAATGTTAAGCCAGTTTGTTGTGACTTGTTCGGGGTTCCAAACCCAGCCGGCGCCTGGATATGCAAAGGGTTCAAAGAGCGTAACTTTTACTTCTTTATTACTTTCAGAATTAAATAAAGCGAGATACAAACTTTCTAAAGCATAAAGTCCTCTAGGTCCACCGCCTATAATTGCATAATTTCTCATAAATTGTATTGTATTACAAAACTATAGGTTGACTCCCAAACAGCGTTGTCCTTTATGATAGCGTTGGGATAAATTGGGTTCACAAATTGATTTAGGAACGCAATTGTAATTTGATAAAACACCAAAATAAAATAGCGTACAGGTATTAATGCTGTACGCTATTAAATTACATTTACACTTGTAAAGTGACTGTTAAAATTCTAGATCTGCAATAAGATCAAATTCA from Dokdonia sp. Hel_I_53 carries:
- a CDS encoding pirin family protein; translation: MKTTIYKADSRGYANHGWLKSHHTFSFAGYHDPSRMNFGAMRVLNDDTVAGGRGFDMHRHLNMEIVSIPLSGDLEHSDSMGNKTVIKEGDIQVMSAGTGVDHSEYNKNSDQEVKFLQIWILPNKRPVDPRYDQLKINEDGKKNEFVQILSPNKSDEGVWIYQDAWFHIGEFIEETTTIYSLKKKGDGIFLFVLEGNAQIAGNLLNKRDAIGISDVDKVEITIQSDSKILIIEVPMEF
- a CDS encoding mechanosensitive ion channel family protein; the protein is MPSLKFNFFFHIILLTLCIQPILLAQDKNETKQNGQEYPKLSDTIPKKGTYLSNPIGDYNEAYYQLDRLNDNIGLPPRKFNFQSPQATLEHFINSCKQGNFEDAAYALNLNLFPKEVTKEEAAVLAEKFYFVLNQRVSIDWGNISDRPDGQVDIGTSTNQPIAGEPRRSVVFGEVALDGRDAVLRLQRVRLKNWGAFWMISANTVENIESLYAIYGPRKLDRAMPDWARVAIFGIPLWKLMGTILLIFISYFLGKFFAYITRKLFLKSKRPWLKSIATKMATPAGIVLGVLFFYLTLTYLISFSGTLASTLYAILLVIVIASIAWFLMNFIDYFFAYVAENRVGDSSLEENKRARMIMTYISVARRILTIIIIIVAISVILSQFRSLEKLGISLLASAGLITIILGVAAQNTLGNIIAGIQIALTQPASIGDTVYIENEWGYVEDIRFTYMVVRTWDARRLIVPLKDIISKPFENWSMTNAHQVRPVVVYADYHIDVQKVREKFAQLLVNSEHWDEQHEPVVQVTNVTEKSIEIRGLCSAKDASTTWDLHCYLREELVKFIATLNSGEHLATQRVMIQKESTTKEKEDF
- a CDS encoding GreA/GreB family elongation factor translates to MSRGFVKEDDQEETPIIPPRAALPAGTTNYVTSVGLLELKNELKKLDHQIGNLAETDDRERRRALAVLNGKRNLLIERINTARTLDKIKDIGEIRFGAIVTYIIEGLKKPVTIQIVGVDEANVTKQKIAFTAPIARSLVGKRLDDIIDFKMGNKVRKITIKQIEYPTE
- a CDS encoding FAD/NAD(P)-binding protein; amino-acid sequence: MRNYAIIGGGPRGLYALESLYLALFNSESNKEVKVTLFEPFAYPGAGWVWNPEQVTTNWLNITERGLQGLKGRPEIQFGTSIIPGFPSYSDWIEKEKDTITDNTPDTFPPRAKMGTYLNARFETIVKALQGFGLLLVIKEKVVDIKYIPPHFEIITKQQSIKGIDEIVLTVGHQDTELSEQLKKWQEHAKENKVPQTFTEPYPVEKILQATIDKTTVVGFRGFGLATIDLLRALTIKKGAHFEILNEHTREVAFKPSEKHPEKFVPFSLDGLPMVPKPLNKTVDDLFAPSEDALSAFAKAVNQGACGEHTAKHHYFLLESMAEVVVPIFLSLGSKAIEHDYTSSELYYLAINYISNKEIDHPLLLSHKLPTLEMMQDQVGMAIGEVQITLDYCIGQVWRHCQPTIYSEFSYPELPDAVVAEVIALDEASKRYTYGPPVESIQQLIALTKAGYLDLSVLKDPDINLHNEGWKLKLEEQELDVHTMINAVLDAPELVKVNTTLIQNLLKDKMIEPKHTDLGIRTDDYGYVEVPEDKSFVPLAVLGRLSKGSVIGVDAILECFGKRITSWANHSIKCMLEK